A single region of the Oncorhynchus kisutch isolate 150728-3 linkage group LG30, Okis_V2, whole genome shotgun sequence genome encodes:
- the LOC109874491 gene encoding uncharacterized protein LOC109874491, whose translation MKSTMVGRDILGCFILCLSLASVCAVRGTLSSIKDLKGIEFGHTSPRHGLMLLHWLANNIYNDNNSNMRLNFNPARRDYGFHFYRNADNPHPLPILPHQHESYYSLGNLVHNNNNVALALPDYVTRRFYNSRGHENNRDRVILRVREEESNQFIVDEVYVTQHYPPNGNTGTGYDPDNTYLVSFNLLTQIQRLATIDRNGIPRIYDVEINHNSLQELENIWGHTPGLALLLAIVLSFTFRAQSCRVTSQSTLKHEDNALIKLEVKTTDRGKARIIWSGIPNRLLDQGLMVVLHRNNNSDSKSELDRSSVGGKASGSYNTSVPLNPGLQVRLRKEVNNWWNYLGFGSTIEEEIWRGSEFHDANREIPVDINGHDASLQLFVKDGKACARLYVKKSFTAWKKTFHNSWVGFYSSEGTLDYNTWQWAVKFSEEKGSHQADIPGYDIYVYESSMTMSPGVQVRFMLEKYGGEKARTPPWERLVQW comes from the exons ATGAA GTCGACCATGGTTGGAAGGGACATCCTGGGTTGTTTCATATTGTGTCTGTCTCTGGCCTCAGTATGCGCTGTCAGAGGAACCCTTAGTTCAATAAAGGACCTCAAGGGAATAGAGTTTGGTCACACCTCTCCTCGACACGGCCTCATGCTGCTCCACTGGCTAGCCAACAACATTTACAATGACAACAATAGCAACATGAGACTCAATTTCAACCCAGCCAGGAGAGACTATGGCTTTCATTTCTATAGAAATGCAGATAATCCCCATCCATTACCTATTCTGCCCCATCAACATgaaagttactactcactagggaaccTTGTTCACAATAACAACAACGTTGCTTTGGCACTTCCTGATTATGTAACTCGAAGATTCTACAACTCAAGGGGACATGAGAACAACAGGGACAGGGTCATACTCAGAGTTAGGGAGGAAGAGTCCAATCAGTTCATAGTAGATGAGGTCTATGTCACACAGCACTATCCACCAAATGGAAACACAGGAACTGGCTATGATCCAGACAATACATACCTTGTCAGTTTCAACCTCTTAACACAAATCCAACGTCTCGCAACCATTGACCGAAATGGCATTCCACGTATATATGATGTAGAGATCAACCACAACAGTCTGCAAGAACTGGAAAATATCTGGGGACACACACCTGGTCTGGCACTTCTTCTGGCAATTGTATTGTCCTTTACATTTAGGGCGCAATCATGTCGTGTAACATCACAAAGTACTTTGAAGCATGAAGATAATGCATTGATTAAGCTTGAGGTGAAAACCACAGATAGAGGAAAAGCCAGGATCATCTGGAGTGGGATCCCCAACAGGCTATTAGACCAGGGTTTAATGGTGGTTCTTCATAGGAACAATAACAGTGACAGTAAGAGCGAGCTGGACAGATCGTCAGTCGGGGGCAAAGCCTCTGGGAGCTATAACACCTCAGTACCCCTTAACCCTGGTCTCCAGGTCAGGCTCCGTAAGGAGGTAAACAATTGGTGGAATTACTTGGGCTTTGGGTCCACTATCGAAGAGGAGATCTGGAGAGGTTCTGAGTTTCACGATGCCAACCGAGAGATTCCTGTTGATATTAACGGACATGACGCCAGTCTGCAGCTCTTCGTAAAGGATGGAAAGGCCTGCGCTCGTCTGTATGTAAAGAAATCCTTCACTGCCTGGAAGAAAACGTTTCATAACTCCTGGGTTGGGTTCTACTCTTCTGAAGGCACCCTGGATTATAACACCTGGCAATGGGCTGTAAAGTTCTCTGAGGAAAAAGGCTCACATCAGGCTGATATACCTGGGTATGACATCTATGTGTATGAGTCTAGTATGACCATGTCTCCTGGGGTCCAGGTCAGATTCATGCTGGAGAAATATGGGGGTGAAAAGGCACGCACTCCACCCTGGGAGAGACTTGTCCAGTGGTGA